One window from the genome of Candidatus Binataceae bacterium encodes:
- a CDS encoding efflux RND transporter periplasmic adaptor subunit — protein sequence MTENSTPAPIRSGPLFYAVWIGAVVLVLCLLGGLVLARDIWVSHQTASLEQQEQLGPVVVVVPLTHESETRDVIYPAAVHGYFESPIYSKVAGYIDKMFVDKGDRIKKDQLLAIVVSPELDQQVNDALASYKIAAITNRRYQDLVHASVVPQQQADETNAQMKETYAKWQSLKAEQGYERVLSPYDGVVTARNLDPGALVAEQSAQASSNPPIFNTATLKPVRVYVQMPQDDAAFINDGDKSEVTVSQYPRDQFTGSVTRHPQALMQDTRTMLVEVDLPNDDLKLLPGMFAHVNIKLHGASSAPLVPDEALVFEKDKVYVPVINGDRIHLAEVTLGYDDGIRSQILQGLTGNEKVALNLGQAARDGEVVRPIEQPEEAQK from the coding sequence ATGACTGAGAACTCCACTCCCGCGCCGATTCGTTCCGGGCCGCTTTTTTATGCGGTCTGGATCGGCGCTGTCGTGCTGGTGCTGTGCCTGCTCGGCGGGTTAGTGCTCGCGCGCGACATTTGGGTTTCCCATCAAACTGCTTCGCTCGAGCAGCAGGAGCAGCTCGGCCCAGTTGTCGTGGTCGTGCCGCTGACGCATGAAAGCGAAACGCGCGACGTGATCTATCCCGCCGCCGTTCACGGCTACTTCGAGAGCCCGATCTATTCGAAGGTCGCCGGCTACATCGATAAGATGTTCGTCGACAAGGGCGATCGGATTAAGAAGGATCAGCTCCTCGCTATCGTCGTGTCACCAGAGCTTGACCAGCAAGTGAATGACGCGCTCGCGAGCTACAAGATCGCCGCGATCACAAATCGCCGCTACCAGGACCTGGTGCACGCCTCGGTCGTTCCGCAGCAGCAAGCCGATGAAACCAACGCCCAGATGAAAGAGACTTACGCGAAGTGGCAATCGCTCAAGGCCGAGCAGGGCTACGAGCGCGTGCTCTCGCCTTACGACGGCGTGGTCACGGCGCGCAATCTCGATCCTGGCGCGCTGGTTGCCGAGCAGAGCGCGCAGGCGAGCTCGAATCCTCCCATCTTCAACACCGCGACGCTCAAGCCCGTACGCGTTTATGTGCAGATGCCCCAGGACGACGCCGCGTTTATCAACGACGGCGACAAATCAGAGGTGACGGTCTCGCAATATCCCCGCGATCAGTTCACCGGCTCCGTCACCCGGCATCCCCAGGCGCTGATGCAAGACACGCGCACGATGCTGGTCGAGGTGGATTTGCCCAACGATGATCTGAAGCTGCTGCCCGGGATGTTCGCTCACGTGAACATCAAGCTTCACGGCGCGTCGTCAGCGCCGCTCGTGCCCGACGAGGCGCTGGTCTTCGAAAAAGACAAGGTCTATGTGCCGGTGATCAACGGCGATCGAATCCATCTCGCCGAAGTGACTCTCGGTTACGACGACGGTATCCGAAGCCAGATTCTGCAGGGGCTCACGGGTAACGAGAAGGTCGCCTTGAACCTCGGGCAGGCCGCGCGCGACGGCGAAGTCGTGCGCCCGATCGAGCAGCCCGAAGAAGCGCAAAAATAG
- a CDS encoding PAS domain S-box protein: MSENKTSIESDPVSFVMDGNGEIVEWHPTAEALFGWTRAEAVGRRLSALMIPEHQREAHEQGLRRFLSAGIGKLLNKPLRLNVMHRDGHLFDVDFQIGAEQSASGYRFPTRTRAVTG; the protein is encoded by the coding sequence ATGAGCGAGAACAAAACATCGATCGAATCCGATCCGGTCTCGTTCGTGATGGACGGCAACGGCGAAATCGTCGAATGGCATCCCACCGCGGAGGCGCTCTTCGGATGGACCCGCGCCGAAGCTGTCGGCCGCAGGCTCTCCGCGCTCATGATTCCCGAGCATCAGCGCGAGGCGCACGAGCAGGGCCTGAGGCGCTTCCTCTCCGCCGGCATCGGCAAACTGTTGAACAAGCCGCTGCGGCTCAACGTGATGCATCGCGACGGGCATCTGTTCGACGTCGACTTCCAGATCGGCGCCGAGCAAAGTGCCTCCGGCTATCGATTTCCAACGCGAACCCGCGCCGTCACCGGCTGA
- a CDS encoding VWA domain-containing protein, whose product MPKARMVWMAAAIAALLMAFTFDGVARAQQGGTTRPSSSLVIPGHQNSGGSTLELPSMPAPQRGMTPNLEIPPQAPQGGEELTIPSRELREQPGYEQVQVTVTDPSGSYVTGLQKQDFNLYLDNKPRPIQFFRQDTNAPVSVGILVDTSGSMTPKIPQARVAIAEFLRDLNDRDDVFLFAFSSHPFLLQSFTMNHELVMRRLALLHAYGQTALFDVIEQGLGLLRQGRYDKKALLVVTDGMDNASAATVADVVAQARRMGVLVYSIGIGDPNPGAGISFAIGPFALPNFGDADRVDVETLHTLSTETGAKTYVIRQVGDGEQLKRACEEISLELREQYTVGFVAPDAAAGGYRSVRVDVPGKPTASVRVRKGIEVGPHSESAYNNAGMP is encoded by the coding sequence ATGCCTAAAGCCCGGATGGTGTGGATGGCCGCGGCGATCGCGGCGCTGCTGATGGCCTTCACGTTCGACGGCGTCGCGCGCGCGCAGCAGGGCGGCACGACGCGGCCCTCGAGTTCGCTGGTCATTCCGGGCCATCAGAATTCGGGCGGCTCGACGCTGGAGCTTCCCTCGATGCCGGCGCCGCAACGCGGGATGACGCCCAATCTCGAGATTCCGCCGCAGGCACCCCAGGGCGGCGAGGAGCTCACGATCCCAAGCCGCGAGCTGCGCGAGCAACCCGGCTATGAGCAGGTGCAAGTCACGGTCACCGATCCTTCTGGCAGTTACGTCACAGGTCTGCAGAAACAGGATTTCAATCTCTATCTCGACAACAAACCGCGCCCGATCCAGTTTTTTCGCCAGGACACCAACGCTCCCGTTTCAGTCGGAATTCTGGTCGACACCTCCGGCAGTATGACGCCGAAGATTCCGCAAGCGCGGGTGGCGATCGCGGAATTCTTGCGCGATTTGAACGATCGCGACGACGTGTTCCTGTTCGCCTTCTCGTCGCATCCGTTTTTACTCCAGTCGTTCACGATGAATCACGAACTGGTGATGCGCCGGCTCGCGCTTCTGCACGCCTATGGGCAGACTGCGCTCTTCGACGTGATCGAGCAGGGCCTCGGCCTCCTGCGTCAGGGACGCTACGACAAGAAGGCGCTGCTGGTTGTCACCGACGGAATGGACAATGCCAGCGCCGCCACCGTGGCGGACGTGGTTGCGCAGGCGAGGCGGATGGGTGTGCTGGTGTACTCGATCGGCATCGGCGATCCGAATCCCGGCGCCGGTATCAGCTTCGCGATCGGGCCGTTTGCGCTGCCGAACTTCGGCGATGCTGACCGGGTCGACGTGGAAACGCTGCACACCCTTTCGACTGAGACTGGCGCGAAGACCTACGTGATTCGCCAGGTGGGCGACGGTGAGCAACTCAAGCGCGCCTGTGAAGAGATCAGCCTCGAGCTGCGCGAGCAGTACACCGTTGGCTTCGTCGCACCCGATGCCGCCGCGGGCGGATATCGCAGCGTGCGGGTCGACGTGCCGGGCAAGCCCACTGCGAGCGTGCGCGTGCGCAAGGGCATCGAGGTCGGGCCCCATTCCGAGTCGGCATACAACAATGCCGGGATGCCGTAG
- a CDS encoding LLM class flavin-dependent oxidoreductase gives MKFGIFMAPFHRVGENPTLCFERDMQLIEWLDELGYEEAFIGEHHSSGWEIISSPEIFMAVAATRTKRIKLGSGVVSVPYHHPFNIAQRFSLLDHLTHGRVLMGCGPGALAADAHMFGIETTTQRKRMVEGVKAIVRLFTEEGGINIDGSYFKMVDAHLQVKPFQQPHMPIFVASTVSPSGMVAAGQLGCGVLSVASYAPGGLDDLKKRWAMAEETAAENGKTVDRKNWRLVFPIHLAESREEALNDIREGANRWIQDYFIGTLGARLQFEEYPGQPTAEMTIDRMIARGGVIIGTPDDAVARIRELQEASGGFGGILGLAHEWTTREKTLRSYELFARYVAPQFQGPVAHQIDYSNQWARQNQEVLFNKSVAGILTAMQDYAQHKAEKGEPVPEMLTQPLTRVRP, from the coding sequence ATGAAATTTGGAATTTTCATGGCGCCCTTCCATCGCGTGGGTGAAAACCCCACGCTCTGCTTCGAACGCGATATGCAGCTCATCGAATGGCTCGACGAGCTCGGTTACGAAGAGGCCTTCATCGGCGAGCATCATTCGTCGGGATGGGAGATCATATCGTCGCCCGAGATTTTCATGGCGGTCGCCGCGACGCGCACCAAGCGCATCAAACTGGGCTCGGGCGTCGTCAGCGTTCCTTACCATCATCCGTTCAATATCGCGCAGCGCTTCAGCCTGCTTGACCATCTGACGCATGGGCGCGTGCTGATGGGATGCGGCCCGGGCGCGCTCGCGGCGGACGCGCACATGTTCGGCATCGAAACGACCACGCAGCGCAAGCGGATGGTCGAAGGCGTGAAGGCGATCGTGCGCCTGTTCACTGAGGAAGGCGGCATCAATATCGACGGCTCGTACTTCAAGATGGTCGATGCGCATCTGCAGGTGAAGCCGTTCCAGCAGCCGCATATGCCGATCTTCGTCGCCAGCACCGTGTCGCCGTCGGGAATGGTCGCGGCGGGTCAGCTCGGATGCGGCGTGTTGTCGGTGGCTTCGTATGCGCCGGGCGGCCTCGACGATCTGAAGAAGCGCTGGGCGATGGCGGAGGAGACGGCGGCTGAGAACGGCAAGACCGTGGATCGCAAGAACTGGCGGCTCGTGTTCCCGATTCATCTCGCCGAGTCGCGCGAAGAAGCGCTGAACGATATTCGCGAGGGCGCCAATCGATGGATCCAGGATTACTTCATCGGCACGCTCGGCGCGCGGCTTCAGTTCGAGGAATATCCCGGACAGCCGACGGCCGAGATGACGATCGATCGCATGATCGCGCGTGGCGGCGTGATCATCGGCACTCCTGACGACGCGGTCGCACGGATTCGCGAGCTGCAGGAAGCGTCGGGCGGCTTCGGCGGAATCCTGGGGCTCGCGCACGAATGGACGACGCGCGAGAAGACGCTGCGCTCATACGAGCTGTTCGCGCGCTACGTCGCGCCGCAATTCCAGGGCCCGGTGGCGCATCAGATTGATTATTCGAATCAGTGGGCGCGCCAGAACCAGGAAGTGCTCTTCAACAAATCCGTGGCCGGCATCCTGACCGCGATGCAGGACTACGCGCAGCACAAGGCCGAGAAGGGCGAGCCGGTTCCCGAGATGCTGACGCAGCCGCTGACGCGCGTGCGTCCGTAG